From Streptomyces sp. TLI_235, a single genomic window includes:
- a CDS encoding molybdopterin-dependent oxidoreductase-like protein — MKSRRKLGIDSVTAGQARCGGRLSAPGRPYYRGAVPPGTPSAGGGGIAKPLPPQWFLRHGGNAEMRWDTLAGTGLHTPNERFFVRNHTRTPRIDPETWRLRVHGSGLRGAGAVFSLAELRALPSVTLDAVLECAGNGRRYWSEQQGTPAPGTAWGLGGVGMAAWRGVPLGELLERAGLRPAAVDVLPGGLDPEYRAAGRNLGRVRRPLPIGKALDDVLVAYEMNGQPLPPDHGGPARLVVPGWVGVASIKWLGSVEVADRPLESPWTTAYYRLFGPGQPAGGGPALTRQTVKSAFELAPGAVLAAGRTHRLRGRSWSGAAAVRAVEVSTDGGRDWYPAELLDQPSRYGWRRWAVDWRPAAPGRYGLRARATDLLGRTQPAEAPFNREGYLFDAVVVHPVTVV, encoded by the coding sequence ATGAAGTCCCGGCGGAAGCTCGGCATCGATTCCGTCACCGCAGGTCAGGCCAGGTGCGGCGGGCGGCTGTCGGCACCCGGTCGGCCGTACTACCGTGGAGCCGTGCCTCCCGGGACGCCCTCGGCAGGAGGCGGTGGCATCGCCAAGCCGCTGCCCCCGCAGTGGTTCCTGCGCCACGGCGGCAACGCCGAGATGCGCTGGGACACGCTCGCCGGCACCGGCCTGCACACCCCGAACGAGCGGTTCTTCGTCCGCAATCACACCCGCACCCCGCGGATCGACCCGGAGACCTGGCGGCTGCGGGTGCACGGCAGCGGACTGCGTGGCGCGGGGGCGGTCTTCTCCCTCGCCGAGCTGCGCGCCCTGCCCTCGGTGACCCTGGACGCCGTCCTGGAGTGCGCCGGGAACGGGCGCCGGTACTGGTCCGAGCAGCAGGGCACGCCCGCGCCCGGCACCGCCTGGGGGCTGGGCGGTGTCGGCATGGCGGCCTGGCGCGGGGTGCCGCTCGGCGAACTGCTGGAGCGGGCCGGCCTCCGCCCGGCGGCGGTGGACGTGCTGCCCGGCGGCCTCGACCCCGAGTACCGGGCGGCCGGTCGGAACCTCGGTCGGGTGCGCCGCCCGCTGCCGATCGGCAAGGCGCTGGACGACGTGCTGGTCGCGTACGAGATGAACGGGCAGCCGCTGCCGCCCGACCACGGGGGCCCGGCCCGGCTGGTGGTGCCCGGTTGGGTGGGGGTGGCCTCGATCAAGTGGCTGGGGTCGGTCGAGGTCGCCGACCGGCCGCTGGAGTCGCCGTGGACCACCGCGTACTACCGGCTGTTCGGTCCGGGGCAGCCGGCCGGAGGCGGCCCGGCGCTCACCCGGCAGACCGTCAAGAGCGCCTTCGAACTGGCCCCGGGCGCGGTGCTGGCCGCCGGCCGCACCCACCGGCTGCGCGGCCGCTCCTGGTCCGGGGCGGCCGCCGTCCGCGCGGTCGAGGTGAGCACCGACGGCGGCCGCGACTGGTACCCGGCCGAGCTGCTGGACCAGCCGAGCCGGTACGGGTGGCGGCGGTGGGCGGTGGACTGGCGGCCCGCCGCGCCCGGCCGGTACGGGCTGCGTGCCCGCGCCACCGACCTGCTCGGCCGCACCCAGCCGGCCGAGGCGCCGTTCAACCGCGAGGGCTACCTCTTCGACGCGGTCGTGGTGCACCCGGTGACGGTGGTGTGA